A single genomic interval of Penaeus monodon isolate SGIC_2016 chromosome 30, NSTDA_Pmon_1, whole genome shotgun sequence harbors:
- the LOC119592531 gene encoding CDGSH iron-sulfur domain-containing protein 2 homolog, which produces MDFYKNLTVSDWASLIPFGIACAAVGFGVKTVVDKKIGSPCNPSIRKGESKVVDTVDIEDLGNKAVFCRCWRSSKFPYCDGTHNGHNVACGDNVDPSSLRRRIKGANRSL; this is translated from the exons ATGGACTTCTACAAAAATCTGACCG TTTCAGACTGGgcctcccttattccctttggTATTGCGTGTGCTGCAGTTGGCTTTGGGGTTAAGACCGTCGTGGATAAAa AGATTGGTAGTCCTTGCAATCCCAGTATCAGGAAAGGAGAGTCCAAGGTTGTTGATACCGTGGACATCGAAGATCTTGGCAATAAAGCTGTCTTCTGCCGTTGCTGGCGCAGTAGCAAG TTCCCATATTGTGACGGCACCCACAATGGACATAATGTTGCCTGTGGGGACAATGTAGACCCCTCATCGTTAAGAAGAAGGATTAAAGGAGCAAATAGAAGTCTATAG